The Pan paniscus chromosome 12, NHGRI_mPanPan1-v2.0_pri, whole genome shotgun sequence genome window below encodes:
- the CAPN14 gene encoding calpain-14 isoform X2 — MLASSGSGLSGSYEDLQSGQVSEALVDFTGGVTMTINLAEAHGNLWDILIKATYNRTLIGCQTHSGEKILENGLVEGHAYTLTGIRKVTCKHRPEYLVKLRNPWGKVEWKGDWSDSSSKWELLSPKEKILLLRKDNDGEFWMTLQHFKTHFVLLVICKLTPGLLSQEAAQKWTYTMREGRWEKRSTAGGQRQLLQDTFWKNPQFLLSVWRPEEGRRSLRPCSVLVSLLQKPRHRCRKRKPLLTIGFYLYRMNKYHDDQRRLPPEFFQRNTPLSQPDRFLKEKEVSQELCLEPGTYLIVPCILEAHQKSEFVLRVFSRKHIFYEIGSNSGVVFSKEIEDQNERQNEFFTKFFEKYPEINAVQLQYLLNQMTWSNMGSRQPFFSLEACQGILALLDLNASGTMSIQEFKDLWKQLKLSQKVFHKQDRGSGYLNWEQLHAAMREAGIMLSDDVCQLMLIRYGGPRLQMDFVSFIHLMLRVENMEDVFQNLTQDGKGIYLQKPEWMMMALYS, encoded by the exons ATGCTGGCATCTTCCGGTTCTGG GCTCTCTGGTTCCTATGAAGACTTGCAGTCAGGACAGGTGTCTGAAGCTCTTGTAGACTTCACTGGAGGGGTGACAATGACCATCAACCTGGCAGAAGCCCATGGCAACCTCTGGGACATCCTCATCAAAGCCACCTACAACAGAACCCTCATTGGCTGCCAGACCCACTCAGGG GAGAAGATTCTGGAGAATGGGCTGGTGGAAGGCCATGCCTATACTCTCACAGGAATCAGGAAG GTGACCTGCAAACATAGACCTGAATATCTCGTCAAGCTACGGAACCCCTGGGGAaaggtggaatggaaaggagactGGAGTGACAG ttcaaGTAAATGGGAGCTGCTGAGCCCCAAGGAGAAGATTCTGCTTCTGAGGAAAGACAATGACGGAGAATTCTG GATGACGCTGCAGCACTTTAAAACACATTTCGTGCTCCTGGTTATCTGTAAACTGACCCCAGGCCTGTTGAGCCAGGAGGCGGCCCAGAAGTGGACGTACACCATGCGGGAGGGGAGATGGGAGAAGCGGAGCACAGCTGGTGGCCAGAGGCAGTTGCTGCAGG ACACATTTTGGAAGAACCCGCAGTTCCTGCTGTCTGTCTGGAGGCCCGAGGAGGGCAGGAGATCCCTGAGGCCCTGCAGCGTGCTGGTGTCCCTGCTCCAGAAGCCCAGGCACAGGTGCCGCAAGCGGAAGCCTCTCCTCACCATTGGCTTCTACCTCTATAGG atgaacAAG TACCATGATGACCAGAGGAGACTGCCCCCTGAGTTCTTCCAGAGAAACACTCCTCTGAGCCAGCCTGATAGGTTTCTCAAGGAGAAAGAAGTGAGTCAGGAGCTGTGTCTGGAACCAGGGACGTACCTCATCGTGCCCTGCATATTGGAGGCCCACCAGAAGTCAGAGTTCGTCCTCAGGGTCTTCTCCAGGAAGCACATCTTTTA TGAAATTGGCAGCAATTCTGGTGTCGTCTTCTCAAAG GAGATAGAAGACCAAAATGAAAGGCAGAATGAATTCTTCACCAAATTCTTTGAAAAG TATCCAGAGATTAATGCAGTTCAACTTCAGTACCTCCTGAACCAGATGACCTGGTCAA ATATGGGGAGCAGACAGCCCTTCTTTAGCCTGGAAGCCTGCCAGGGGATCCTGGCCTTACTGGAC CTTAATGCATCAGGTACTATGAGCATCCAGGAATTCAAGGACCTGTGGAAGCAGCTGAAGCTCTCTCAG AAGGTTTTCCACAAGCAAGACCGTGGGTCAGGATACCTGAACTGGGAGCAGCTGCACGCTGCCATGAGGGAGGCAG GAATCATGCTCAGTGATGACGTCTGTCAGCTGATGCTCATCCGCTACGGCGGCCCCCGCCTCCAGATGGACTTTGTCAGTTTCATCCACTTGATGCTGCGTGTAGAGAACATGGAGG ATGTCTTCCAAAACTTAACCCAAGATGGCAAAGGGATATACCTCCAGAAGCCAGAG TGGATGATGATGGCACTGTACTCCTGA
- the CAPN14 gene encoding calpain-14 isoform X1 has translation MSLWPPFRCRWKLAPRYSRRASPQQPQQDFEALLAECLRNGCLFEDTSFPATLSSIGSGSLLQKLPPRLQWKRPPELHSNPQFYFAKAKRLDLCQGIVGDCWFLAALQALALHQDILSRVVPLNQSFTEKYAGIFRFWFWHYGNWVPVVIDDRLPVNEAGQLVFVSSTYKNLFWGALLEKAYAKLSGSYEDLQSGQVSEALVDFTGGVTMTINLAEAHGNLWDILIKATYNRTLIGCQTHSGEKILENGLVEGHAYTLTGIRKVTCKHRPEYLVKLRNPWGKVEWKGDWSDSSSKWELLSPKEKILLLRKDNDGEFWMTLQHFKTHFVLLVICKLTPGLLSQEAAQKWTYTMREGRWEKRSTAGGQRQLLQDTFWKNPQFLLSVWRPEEGRRSLRPCSVLVSLLQKPRHRCRKRKPLLTIGFYLYRMNKYHDDQRRLPPEFFQRNTPLSQPDRFLKEKEVSQELCLEPGTYLIVPCILEAHQKSEFVLRVFSRKHIFYEIGSNSGVVFSKEIEDQNERQNEFFTKFFEKYPEINAVQLQYLLNQMTWSNMGSRQPFFSLEACQGILALLDLNASGTMSIQEFKDLWKQLKLSQKVFHKQDRGSGYLNWEQLHAAMREAGIMLSDDVCQLMLIRYGGPRLQMDFVSFIHLMLRVENMEDVFQNLTQDGKGIYLQKPEWMMMALYS, from the exons ATGTCTCTGTGGCCACCTTTCCGATGCAGATGGAAGCTGGCGCCAAGGTACTCTAGGAGGGCGTCTCCACAGCAACCCCAACAGGACTTTGAGGCCCTGCTGGCAGAGTGCCTGAGGAATGGCTGCCTCTTTGAAGACACCAGCTTCCCGGCCACCCTGAGCTCCATCGGCAGTGGCTCCCTGCTGCAGAAGCTGCCACCCCGCCTGCAGTGGAAGAGGCCCCCG GAGCTGCACAGCAATCCCCagttttattttgccaaggccAAAAGGCTGGATCTGTGCCAGGGGATAGTAG GAGACTGCTGGTTCTTGGCTGCTTTGCAAGCTCTGGCCTTGCACCAGGACATCCTGAGCCGGGTTGTTCCCCTGAATCAGAGTTTCACTGAGAAGTATGCTGGCATCTTCCGGTTCTGG TTCTGGCACTATGGGAACTGGGTTCCTGTGGTGATCGATGACCGTCTGCCTGTGAATGAGGCTGGCCAGCTGGTCTTTGTCTCCTCCACCTATAAGAACTTGTTCTGGGGAGCACTTCTGGAAAAGGCCTATGCCAA GCTCTCTGGTTCCTATGAAGACTTGCAGTCAGGACAGGTGTCTGAAGCTCTTGTAGACTTCACTGGAGGGGTGACAATGACCATCAACCTGGCAGAAGCCCATGGCAACCTCTGGGACATCCTCATCAAAGCCACCTACAACAGAACCCTCATTGGCTGCCAGACCCACTCAGGG GAGAAGATTCTGGAGAATGGGCTGGTGGAAGGCCATGCCTATACTCTCACAGGAATCAGGAAG GTGACCTGCAAACATAGACCTGAATATCTCGTCAAGCTACGGAACCCCTGGGGAaaggtggaatggaaaggagactGGAGTGACAG ttcaaGTAAATGGGAGCTGCTGAGCCCCAAGGAGAAGATTCTGCTTCTGAGGAAAGACAATGACGGAGAATTCTG GATGACGCTGCAGCACTTTAAAACACATTTCGTGCTCCTGGTTATCTGTAAACTGACCCCAGGCCTGTTGAGCCAGGAGGCGGCCCAGAAGTGGACGTACACCATGCGGGAGGGGAGATGGGAGAAGCGGAGCACAGCTGGTGGCCAGAGGCAGTTGCTGCAGG ACACATTTTGGAAGAACCCGCAGTTCCTGCTGTCTGTCTGGAGGCCCGAGGAGGGCAGGAGATCCCTGAGGCCCTGCAGCGTGCTGGTGTCCCTGCTCCAGAAGCCCAGGCACAGGTGCCGCAAGCGGAAGCCTCTCCTCACCATTGGCTTCTACCTCTATAGG atgaacAAG TACCATGATGACCAGAGGAGACTGCCCCCTGAGTTCTTCCAGAGAAACACTCCTCTGAGCCAGCCTGATAGGTTTCTCAAGGAGAAAGAAGTGAGTCAGGAGCTGTGTCTGGAACCAGGGACGTACCTCATCGTGCCCTGCATATTGGAGGCCCACCAGAAGTCAGAGTTCGTCCTCAGGGTCTTCTCCAGGAAGCACATCTTTTA TGAAATTGGCAGCAATTCTGGTGTCGTCTTCTCAAAG GAGATAGAAGACCAAAATGAAAGGCAGAATGAATTCTTCACCAAATTCTTTGAAAAG TATCCAGAGATTAATGCAGTTCAACTTCAGTACCTCCTGAACCAGATGACCTGGTCAA ATATGGGGAGCAGACAGCCCTTCTTTAGCCTGGAAGCCTGCCAGGGGATCCTGGCCTTACTGGAC CTTAATGCATCAGGTACTATGAGCATCCAGGAATTCAAGGACCTGTGGAAGCAGCTGAAGCTCTCTCAG AAGGTTTTCCACAAGCAAGACCGTGGGTCAGGATACCTGAACTGGGAGCAGCTGCACGCTGCCATGAGGGAGGCAG GAATCATGCTCAGTGATGACGTCTGTCAGCTGATGCTCATCCGCTACGGCGGCCCCCGCCTCCAGATGGACTTTGTCAGTTTCATCCACTTGATGCTGCGTGTAGAGAACATGGAGG ATGTCTTCCAAAACTTAACCCAAGATGGCAAAGGGATATACCTCCAGAAGCCAGAG TGGATGATGATGGCACTGTACTCCTGA